The Clostridium beijerinckii genomic sequence GCTGTTCCAGTAGATATTAAGGCTGGTGGAATGGAAGTACAATTGCAAACGGCAGAGGATACGGTTGAGGATATGCTGGATGCAGAGAAAAATACATTAAAAGATCAAGGAATAGAATTTGACAAAGACGTAGATGAAGTATCACCATCCCTAGAGTCTAAGTTAGAGGGTAACGAAAGTGTCCAACTTGTCAAAGTGGAAACAAAAGATGTCACCGAAAAACAGCCAATTAACTTCGATACAATTGTAGAAAAAGATGAAAATTTGGACAGTAGTGTTCAGAAGGTTAAGAGTGAAGGAGTTAATGGTGAGAAACAAATTACTTATCAAATAATATATAAAGATGGGGTAGAAATTTCTCGTAATGTAAAGAGTACTAAAACCATATTGGAACCACAAAATGAAGTTGTGGTCAAAGGAACTGGTCAAGTGTACGCAAGCAGAGGTGGAGACAGAATAACTTATAAGAAAAAGATTAATTGCACAGCAACAGCTTATAGTAACCATTCTACTACAGCTACAGGAAGAACGCCTGTTAGAAATCAAGGTGGTATGAGTACGATTGCAGTAGATCCATCCGTAATACCGCTAGGAAGTAAAGTATATGTGGAAGGGTATGGATATGCAATTGCATCAGATACAGGTGGTGCTATAAAGGGCGACAGAATTGACATATACCTTAATTCGTCAAATGAATGTGATTCGTGGGGAAGAAGACCAGTTGATGTATTAGTAGTTGCTTACCCAGGGCAATGGTAAGCTATTTTAAGAGATAACAGATGTTATCTCTATTTTTTTCTTTGAATTTGTGGATGTTTTATCATATTATTAGAAATGAGATAAAATAAATTTAAGGCTATTTTATGGTATAGATATATGAATGCAATAAAGTAATTATTAATAAAGAAAGGAAGTAACACATTGATAAAAGAAGTAATAGTCGTTGAGGGTAGAGATGACGTTGACGCTGTAAAGAAAGCTATAGATGCAGAAATAATCGCTGTAGGAGGATTTGGAATAAATGCAAAGGTCATAGCAAGAATACAGGAGGCCCAGAAAAGAAAAGGGGTAATTGTATTAACAGACCCAGATTTTGCAGGGGAAAAAATAAGAAGAATAATAGCAAAAAGAGTTAAAGGAATAAAACATGCATATATTGCAAAAGAAGATGGACTTAAGAACGGAGATATTGGAGTAGAAAATGCATGCCCAGAAGTTATTTTGAAGGCGCTTGAAATGGCAAAGATAACACAAGAAGAAAAACAATCATTTTTTACTATGCAGGATATGTTTTATTTCAAGCTTACAGGAGATAATACTTCAAAGATTAGAAGAAATATGCTTGGTAAGTTATTAGGAATAGGTTATGGAAATGCGGCGCAGATGGTTTCTAGATTAAATAATTATGGAATAACTAAAGAAGAATTTACTAATGCTATAAAAGAAATAGAAAAACAATTGGAAGTAGGTAAGAAATAAATGGATTTAAAAGATATAAAAACTCAGGAACTAGTCAAAAAATATAATTTTAAGTTCTCAAAAAGCCTTGGGCAAAATTTCTTAGTTGATGATTCTGTTCTTGATGATATAGTTAATGGAGCAGAAGTTAACAATGAAGATTTTATTATAGAGATTGGACCAGGTGTAGGTACGCTTACCGCTCAACTTTTGATGAAAGCTAAAAAAGTAACATCTATTGAATTAGATAATGATTTAATTCCGATACTTGAGCAAGAGTTGGGGGAGCACAAGAATTTTAGTTTAATACATAAAGATGCACTTAAAGTGGATTTTAATGAACTTATTGGAGATGAGAAAAGTGTTAAGCTTGTAGCAAATCTTCCATACTATGTTACAACCCCTATAATAGTTAAGCTTCTAAAAGGTGGATATAATTTTAAATCATTAACTATAATGATTCAAAAGGAAGTTGCAGAGAGAATTAATGCTGAACCTAATTGTAAGGAATATGGTGCATTATCGGTTTTAGTTCAGTATTATTGTAATACAGACATAATAAGGAAGGTACCACCAACTTGTTTTATTCCTAGACCAAAGGTTGAATCTATAGTAATAAGACTAGATAGATTAGATGAACCAAGAGTTAAAACTAAGGATATCAATATTATGTTTGAGATTGTAAGAGCAGGTTTCAATATGAGAAGAAAAACTTTATGGAATGCAGCAAAAACATTAAAAGTAGATAAAGAGAAATTAGAAGAAGCATTTAAGAAATCAGGAATTGATCCTAAGAGAAGAGCTGAAACATTAACACTAGAAGAATTTGCGGCCTTATCAGATTGTATATATGATATAAGAAACTAAAAGGTGGAGAATGAGTAATTATTGAATTATTCGTTCTCTGCTTTTTAGTTTCTATTAAAATTGCTGGGCTATATAGAGTATGAAAATATAGAAAAGTATTAGTTAAATCATAATTCTAATTTCCAAACATATACTATATGGAATAAATATATGTGGAGGGAATATAGGGTTGGCACACAACAAATTGTATAGAAACTTTATAATATTACAAGAAGATGAAAGAGGATATTCTCAATCTAATGATAAAGCTTTGTCTGGATATGCTAAGGTGGAGGCTAAAGGTGATAAGTGTAAAATCTCATTTTATGCGCAGAATCTTAGGCAGGAAGATAATTATTCCATGGTACTTATATGTTGTAAGAAGGATTTAAAACAATTAATTGATATTGGACCTTTAGCAATAAATGAAGTCGGAAAAGGAGATACTAGCAAAGAATATTATGTAAATAACATAGCTAGTCTTGGAATATCTTATGAAAAAATATCTGGTGCTGCTATATGTAGGGTAAAAGATAATGAAACAGAATTTGTAATGCATGGTTTTATGAATGGAGAAGAATCTGCTGATAATTGGAGAAAGTTTAAGATTATAAAAGCTGATTCTAGGAAATATGTTGATAAAACAACATTACAAACTAAGGAAAAAGAAAATTTGACTGTAAGTACATTAAATAAAACTATCACTCAATCAGGTACGAAAGAGGATGAATTAGTAAAGGCACCTAAATTACAAGATGAATCAGTTGAACGAAAAAAAGATGATATTGATCTTCAACCTAAAGCGAACATAGAATCTAAAGTTGAAGATAAACAAAATAGGATTCCAGAAGATCATCAAAACATAACTGAAACTATAGATAATTTAGATGAGGAAAGAAACAAGAATAAAGAGAGCAAAAAATGTGAGAAAGATTATAAACATGACAAGTGCGATAAGCATGATAAAGAAGATAAATATGACAAGTGTGATAAACACGATAAATGTGATAAAGAAGACAAATATGATAAGTGTGATAAACACGATAAATGCGATAAACATGACAAATATGATAAAGCGGATAAATATGATAAGTACGACAAATATGATAAATGGGATAAAGATGAAAAATATAATAAGTGTGATAAATATGATAAACATGATAAGTATGACTATTTTGAAAAAGAGGAAGATATAGATGATGTTATTGGTAAAATAGCTAATAAATTAGATACTTATGATGGGGTAATAGACCTAAAAGTAAGTCATCACATGTATGAAGAGGTTATAGTATATGGATTTATAAAGGATAAGAAGAATGATAATTCTAAATGGAAGAAATTCAAATTAGAAAAGAAATGTAGAAATGAAAATCAGGATATAGATAATGTGCAAGTTAGCTCTAGGAGAATAGAAGAAAACTTTAAATTGGATAAATTGAATGACGTGGATACATCCGACAGAATGGACATAATAGATTTCGATGAATATGAAAATAATATTCAACAAGGAAATTTAGGTGGAGCCACAGGAGCAAATGATACATCTACGATGAATACGACTGGTACAGGGGAGTCTATGGAACAAGGCAACTCTAATACTGGAATGGGCCAGATTAATACAGGAACAATGTGGCAACCATGGTCAGGGAACTCGGTAAGTCAGACTGGCACAGGAGCTATGAACCAGACCGGCAGTAATACTGGAATAGATCAAACATCATCAAATACTGGAATGAATCAAATGAACACAGAGACAATGGAACAGCCAGAGACTAGCGGTGAAACTGGAGGTATGGGACAGCTAGACTTAAATATGGGAGATACATCAAATGAAAATAATAATAATCAAAATACTTCAAATCAGGGATTCACTATAAGTGGAGATATAGGTAAGTATTTTGAGAAGTTAGCACAAGACTTTAAGCCATTTATTGGAAAATTGAATGATATAAACTTCTGTAAGTGGTATAAAATCATTGTAAATGGTATAGAAGACTTATCAAATGATACAAATTATAACAAATATACATTAGCATATTATCCAATGTTAAATTATTATCCTTACATTAGTAAAAAAGGACATTTCTTATTAGGATATAAATGCAATAAAGATGGAGAAATGCAATATATTATATATGCAATACCAGGAAGCAAAGAAAAAAATGATCAACCATATGGTGGAAGAACAGGTTTCGTAACATGGACTAATGATAGTAATAATGGCCAAGGATATTGGTTAATGTTCTATGATTTTAAAAATTCTTCAATCGTAATTCCGGCAAGATAGAGAACATTGTTATGAATAAGAAGCAGTTGATTGTTACGTCAATATTGTTATCATTGATGTTGATACTGGTCATAACCCAGGGCTTCTTTAAAGAAAATTTCGAACAGGTAATTCTTATGGATCAGGGAATAAATAGATTTAAAGAATATTCTTTTGACGAGAATAAATATGTTATATCTCTGCCAAGTGAATGGAATGTGGAGGAAAAAGAAAGTAAAGGGCAATATGTGAGTTATGAATTAGATTTTAAAGACAAAAATAATAAGCTTACTGGTTTATTGCAAGTAGTAAATACCAAAGATGATATAAACGTGTTTGCAGAAAAAGATTTAAATAGTCAATGCCTAGAATATTATAATTCAGAATTAACACCTTTTAAAAATTCCTATAATTCTGGAGTATTAGTTAAATATGAAACAAAAGTAAAGAATGGATATGATTTTAACAATGAATGCTATTATCTAAATTTAGGAGAAGGTAAGACAGCAAAGATATTATTTAATCTTAAGTCAAAGGATTATAAGGATAATATGAAGACTATTTTAAATACGATTATTTCAAGTATTAAATCATCTCAAAGTTGAAATTAGCCAATTTATTGTATATAAAGTTTTATGGATTATAAGTGGTTGATATGAAAAGACTACATTATATGTTTGATATAAAATATATAATTGTGTGAATGTTGAGTTGATGAGTTAAATAAGATTTGCCAAGGATAAGCATAAGTATTATAATTTAAGTATCAAGGAGAGGCCAGAATAGCTTCTCCTTGATACTTATTTGACGTTTGGAGGCGAGCAATGAGGATAATATTATTTGAGATATTTGGGATACAAATAAAGAGTTATGGATTAATGATTGCAATTGGAATAATAGTTGCAGCTGCTATATTTATAAATAAAGGAAAGAAAAAAGGCTATGATGAGGATTCTTTATTAAATTTAGTGATTTTAGCTGTAATAGGTGGAGCGCTTGGTGGAAAGGGATTATTTATATTAACTGAGATTAAAGATATTATTAAAGAGCCAAGCATATTGCTGAACTTTGGATATGGATTTGTTATATATGGTGCCATAGGTGGAGGAGCCTTGGCTATGTACTTATATTCTAGGAAAAAGTCTTGGAACATTGTTGAAATGTTGGATATGACGGTTCCAGGTCTTGCAATAGCCCAAGGTTTTGGTAGAATTGGATGTTTTCTGGCTGGATGTTGTTATGGAGCAGAAACCGAATTACCAATAGGTGTTACATTTCCAAAAGGATCTTTAGCACCAGCAGGAATACACGTGCATCCAACGCAAATTTATTCATCAATATTTGACTTTTTGCTAGGATTTATACTTTTGTACTATAGTAAGAAAGAAAAACAAACAGGAAAGATAGTGGGACTATATTTAATAGTATATAGTATAGGTAGATTTTTAGTAGAATTTTTAAGAGATGATCCAAGAGGGAGTGTCGGGATTCTATCAACATCACAATTTATCGCAATATTTACTTTGGTGATTGGTATTGTTGTATTTAATAACCATAGGATTTTCAAAGGAGCGAAGAAGAATAGTGAGAAATAGTAAGTTTTTAACAATAGTTTTACCATTGGTATTGGTCTCTAGTATGATGCTCTCAGGATGTAGCTTCATTGATAATATAGAAGTTAAAATGAATCTTAAAAATCAACAATTTGATTATATAAAGCAAAATAAGGTGGATAAAATTATTATACAAAGTGTTAGAGATAGTGGATTTAGGTTTGTAGTTAATGATCCTAAAGCCATAGATGACATTTACAAGATTTTATCAGATGGAAGTGAAGTTTCAAAGAAAAGCTCATTAGATCCAGATTATATTTTTGAGGTGTGTACCGGAGATGAAGTGAGAAAGTATCAGTATGTAGTTGGAGCTAACGAACATGGGACAGGAAACTTTTATGATGACGATAAGGCATTTTCAGTACCTAAAAATTTAGAGAATACAATAATGCAAAATCTTTCATTCATAAGAAAGCCAAGAGACTTTAATTATATATATTATCAATCAATATTAAAAGTTATTGATAAGAAAAAAGATAGCTTATCCAACGGAAACAAAGTTGGAGTGAACATATCTGGAGATACAGATTGTTTGAAATACATATTTTCTGTGGATTTAGAAGATTTTAAGAAAAGTTTGAACAAAACTTTACCTAGTGTTGATTTAGTAAACAATAATTATGAAGATTTTGATACAATAATTAAAGTAAAAAATAGAGGATATAATAGTACTGTTTTCAAAACACTAATAACAGTAGATAATAAAAAGGATAATTCCTTTGAAAGTTACTATGTAACGGCAGAATATAATTATAAAGACTGGGATATTAAAATAAGTGAGCCTAATAAGGTCCCACAAGATTGGTAAGTAAAGGAGCATATATAAATGAGTTGTGAAAGTTGTAAAAGTAAAGACACATGTCAATCTAAAGGAACAGGATGTAGTGAAGAAAGTTTAAAGTTAACATCCAGATATGGAAATATTAAAAATGTTATAGGTATTATAAGTGGAAAAGGTGGAGTTGGTAAATCAACTGTAACTGGAATGATGGCAAGTATGTTATCTAAGAAGGGATATAAAGTAGGAGTGTTGGATGCAGATATTACAGGTCCATCTATGCCTAGATTTTTTGGGGTTAACAATAAAAGAGCTAAAATAATTCCATTAGAAAATGATATGGTAAAATTTGAGCCAGTGGAAACAGAAAGCGGGATAAAAATAATTTCCATGAATCTTTTAACAGCGGTAGAAGATGAACCTGTAATCTGGAGAGGACCTGTAATTACAGGGGTGTTAAAGCAGATGTTTGTAGAAACTAATTGGGAAGAGCTTGACTATTTACTTATAGATATGCCACCAGGTACAGGAGATATTGCTTTAACTGTAATGCAGGAATTCCCTATTGATGAAATTGTAATAGTTTCTACACCACAAGATATGGTGTCCATGATAGTCAAGAAAGTTGTTATTATGGCCCAAAAGATAGGGGTGAAGATTAAGGGCGTAGTAGAGAACATGGCATATATAAACTGTCCAGATTGTGATAAAAAGATACGAGTATTTAGCAGAAAGTCATCAGAAGAAAATGCGGAGTATCTTGGAATTCCTTTAATAGGAGAGTTACCAATTAATATTGAACTTACAGAAGCATTGGAGCAAGGAAAAGCAGAGGAATACGTTAAGGAGAATCCGCTATATTCACTAATATTTGAAGGATTGTATTAAAAGAAAACTTCTTTTCCTTATACTATACTTATTTCATCATTTTAAATTATATTATTAAATATACATAACTTAATATTTCTTGGGAAATAATAAGCTTGTAATTTGATATTAGAGGAGATGAAGTAAACCATGAAACCAAAAGTAGATAAAGATACTTGTATAGCTTGCGGATTATGTCCATCTATATGTCCAGAGTGCTTTGACATGCAAGATGATGGAAAAGCAGGAGCTATAGTTGATGAAGTTCCAGAAGGTTGTGTAGATGAGGCAAAAGAAGCAGAAGAAAGCTGTCCAGTAAATGCAATTGAAATAGAAGAATAAAATTTGATTGCAAAATACGACTAAAACGTCTAAAATAAATAATTTATAAATCATAGTTATTTATTATTTGATCAAAAATAGGATTAATTTTGTTTTATAAAACAAAATTAATCCTATTTTTATTCTATATATTTTGTATTAATAAGCTTAAAATGCTGATAAGTGAAATGTTTAGTTACTTCGCATAGCTTGGAAACTTAATTGTATATATAAATTGTTTTATATGATAGTTAGTTTGAAATAGTATTTACTGATGATGCATGAAAAATTCTTTCTATAGGAAGAACGGATAAAATTACTAAGCATATGATTCCTTCTATTCCAATCATCGGACCATTAACAAGTAAAGAATAAACTACTGGAGACATCCCTTCTGGGGCAAATGACCCGAAGAAAACTATACCAGAAATAAGATGACATAAAAATCTGACCAGTATTGCAATACTCACTCCAACTAATCTTCTTTGTTTGAAGAATCCGGCAAGACCTAATGCTGTAAAGGGCAATGGATAATCAAATAAAACTTGAACCGGATGTAGTATATATGGATCCAGTATTAGGGTTATTACACCATAAAGAAATCCTGTTAAACATCCAACTTCAGGACCGTATATGAATGCTATAAGCAATACTGGTATCATGCTGCCTAAAGTTATGCTACCACCTTGAGGAAAATGATATAATCTTAGCATTTTTAATATGGTGGCTAACGCTAATGCTATACCAATTCTAGCAATTAGTTCTGGCGTGAATTTTATCTTTTTTGCCTTAGCTAATGCTATAAGTAGTAAAATACATCCTAATAAAGTTATAATTGACATTGGACTTGCAAGAATATCTTGAACGTTTTGGGAGAAATTCTGGAAAAGTTTAGAAAATTGTTCGATCCAATCATTAAAAATTGACATAAAAAAACCTCCTTAATTGTGCTCGGAGATTATCAACCAAATAAATAGTTTAAAGTTTTTAAGAGGTTGCATTCCCTACGCTAGAATTAACTAGATCAGGTTTTAAGGGTTTATGAATATCAAATCTCAGCCTCTCGGCTCCCCTAGCACATTATAAATATATTACACTTATACTATTTTATACCTATTATTATAGATAGTCAATTACATTGTATGTGTTAAATTTGTTATTATTACTTAAATTGGAATGTGAATTTGAGCTAGACGCAATCAAATTTATAGAGTGATGTGGGATTGTGCTATTTGGCAATTTATTTGATGAAATGGTGAATATATCATCATTTCTATTAACAATAGTAGCATCTTTGTATGTTGAATCTAATATAAAACCTTTCATAATAACAAAACAGTCCTTTCAGTAAAGATTTCTTTGTTATTATTATTTACAAGTAGAAAAGTAAGTATACTTGTAAATAATAATAACAAAGAGCTAAATAAAAAAATATGAATTTTAATATCTAGCTCTTTAATTATGAATGAATAGTTAACATATATATTTTTCGCTTAATCTAATCTTTCAACTATAAATCCAACAAGGCCAGGTCCGGTATGAACGCCAAGAGCAGGGCCTATTGATCCTCCTAAAGTACATTCAATTAGATTAGGAATATCTTTTATAGAATCATAAAGCATTTTAGATTTTTCAGGTGCATTCCCGTCTAAAACCCAAACTTTACATTTATGATTTTCTAGATAATTTGTTAATATATTTGTTAATTTAGATATACACTGTTTTATGCCTCTTATCTTACAAACCGTATGGTATATGCCGTCATCGCCAACAGTAATAATAGGCTTTAGATTGAGCACGCCCGCTATAGTTCCGGCAACTTTACCAACTCGTCCTCCCTTTATTAAGTATTCTAATGTATCTATTGTAAAAAACACATCAATCTTATCTCTAAATGAAGGTAAAGTTATCACTATTTCATCAAAGGATTTTTCTTGCTTTATTAGGTTTAGAGTTTCAATGACCATAGCTCCTTCTGACATGGTTAAAGTCATAGAATCAAATACAAAAGTTTTCACTTCAGGGACATTTTCAGATGCAAGTCTTGCAGAGTTATAAGCGCCAGAAAGGCCACTTGATATTGTTATAATAATTGCATGTGTATATCCTTCGTTTTTTACTTGCTCTAAAGCAAATGTAAAATCATCAACACCAGGTAAGGAAGTTTTGGGTATCTCCTTAGGTAAATATTCATATAGGGCCTTTGGCGTTATATCTATTCCATCAATATACTCTTTATCAGAGAATATAATTTTAAACGGGACTATTTTAATATTATTTTCTATTACGAAATTTGTATTCAAATCAGAAGCACTATCAGTTATTAATGCTATTTTATCCATCTTAGTTCCTCCTAGAAATATATAGTCTTAGTTTAATTATAACACTATTTGTAAAAAATACATTTCTTATATATTACTTAAAGAAATAATTTATATTATATTTTTAGATAATAAACTATGCTTTTAATAAAACTTTTTGGTTCGCACAAGATGATAATTTACAGTAAATTTTAATCAATTTAACTTTTTAGAACACATATAATAATAATTTTCTTATAGTTTGTTATGAAAAAATACTATAAATCATAGTAAATTACAACAATAAAGATTATCTACAATAAGTCAAACATAAAAAAGTCGTAAAAATTGAATAAATCGAAAGATAATAGGATATAAATTGAGATAATTAAAATCTAGTGGTTTAAAAATAAAAAATTAGAAGTGTTGCTAATGAATACCTAATACAGTATAATAGTACGGTAGTAAAAATACTATATATTGTGCCATGGAGGGAATAATAATGCTATATGTTGTGAAACGCGATGGAAGAGAAGTTGAATTTAATTCAGATAAGATAGCTCAAGCAATTAAAGGATCAGCTAGTGAAATCGGTTTAAATTTAAAAGAAAGTCAAGTTCTAGATACTGTACATAAGGTGATTACTTATATAGAAGAAGAGTATAAGAAGACTATAACTGTAGAACAAATACAAAATTTTGTAGAGAAAGCATTAAGAAATGAGGGACACAAAGATATAGCAGTCGCTTATTCAGCATACAGACGTGAAAGAACTAAAGTCAGAGATATAAAATCAGATTTAATGAAGGCTATAAGACAAATTGGAGTTGAAACTGATAGAGATAATGCAAATGTAGGAAATAATTTCAGTTCTAAGTTATTAAGAATAGCATCTGAATCAAATAAGTGGAATACACTAGCTACTATGCCAAAGAATTTGGCAAAGGCTCATGAGAATGGTGATTTATATTATCATGACTTAGATAGCTATAATTTAACTGTAAACTGCTTGCATATACCAACAAAAGAGATATTAGAGAATGGATTTAATACTGGATATGGAACAATTAATGCTCCTAAGAGAATTGAAACTGCTGCTGAATTATCATGTATATTATTGCAATCAACTCAAAATGATATGTTTGGTGGTCAATCTCATCCGGATTTTGATAATGACATGGGTATATTTGTAGAGCCAACTAGAGAAGAAATTAGAGAAGAATTATTGGAACTAGGTGTATCAGAAGAAAAGTTAGAAGCTATGGTAGAAAAGAAAGTAAGAAAAAAGGTACAACAAGCAATGCAAGGTGTAGTTTATAATCTTAATACAATGCATTCTAGAGCGGGATCTCAAGTACCATTTAGTTCAATTAATATTGGTTTACCTACAAGCTCAGATGCAGCATTAGTATGTGAAGTTTTTCTTTTAGAATATGAAAAAGGATTAGGTAAAGGTGAACAACCAATTTTTCCTAACATAATTTTTAGAGTTAAGTCAG encodes the following:
- a CDS encoding 3D domain-containing protein, translated to MIEKLRQFIRQSFSNGPKAKIIIGTIAIAFVVVTAVTIMSIRKTLVISIDGKEATFVTYKGTVKGVLQENGIEVSPKDKVQPSLESKVSEKETIKVKKAVPVDIKAGGMEVQLQTAEDTVEDMLDAEKNTLKDQGIEFDKDVDEVSPSLESKLEGNESVQLVKVETKDVTEKQPINFDTIVEKDENLDSSVQKVKSEGVNGEKQITYQIIYKDGVEISRNVKSTKTILEPQNEVVVKGTGQVYASRGGDRITYKKKINCTATAYSNHSTTATGRTPVRNQGGMSTIAVDPSVIPLGSKVYVEGYGYAIASDTGGAIKGDRIDIYLNSSNECDSWGRRPVDVLVVAYPGQW
- the rnmV gene encoding ribonuclease M5; translation: MIKEVIVVEGRDDVDAVKKAIDAEIIAVGGFGINAKVIARIQEAQKRKGVIVLTDPDFAGEKIRRIIAKRVKGIKHAYIAKEDGLKNGDIGVENACPEVILKALEMAKITQEEKQSFFTMQDMFYFKLTGDNTSKIRRNMLGKLLGIGYGNAAQMVSRLNNYGITKEEFTNAIKEIEKQLEVGKK
- the rsmA gene encoding 16S rRNA (adenine(1518)-N(6)/adenine(1519)-N(6))-dimethyltransferase RsmA, producing the protein MDLKDIKTQELVKKYNFKFSKSLGQNFLVDDSVLDDIVNGAEVNNEDFIIEIGPGVGTLTAQLLMKAKKVTSIELDNDLIPILEQELGEHKNFSLIHKDALKVDFNELIGDEKSVKLVANLPYYVTTPIIVKLLKGGYNFKSLTIMIQKEVAERINAEPNCKEYGALSVLVQYYCNTDIIRKVPPTCFIPRPKVESIVIRLDRLDEPRVKTKDINIMFEIVRAGFNMRRKTLWNAAKTLKVDKEKLEEAFKKSGIDPKRRAETLTLEEFAALSDCIYDIRN
- a CDS encoding prolipoprotein diacylglyceryl transferase, which produces MRIILFEIFGIQIKSYGLMIAIGIIVAAAIFINKGKKKGYDEDSLLNLVILAVIGGALGGKGLFILTEIKDIIKEPSILLNFGYGFVIYGAIGGGALAMYLYSRKKSWNIVEMLDMTVPGLAIAQGFGRIGCFLAGCCYGAETELPIGVTFPKGSLAPAGIHVHPTQIYSSIFDFLLGFILLYYSKKEKQTGKIVGLYLIVYSIGRFLVEFLRDDPRGSVGILSTSQFIAIFTLVIGIVVFNNHRIFKGAKKNSEK
- a CDS encoding Mrp/NBP35 family ATP-binding protein, giving the protein MSCESCKSKDTCQSKGTGCSEESLKLTSRYGNIKNVIGIISGKGGVGKSTVTGMMASMLSKKGYKVGVLDADITGPSMPRFFGVNNKRAKIIPLENDMVKFEPVETESGIKIISMNLLTAVEDEPVIWRGPVITGVLKQMFVETNWEELDYLLIDMPPGTGDIALTVMQEFPIDEIVIVSTPQDMVSMIVKKVVIMAQKIGVKIKGVVENMAYINCPDCDKKIRVFSRKSSEENAEYLGIPLIGELPINIELTEALEQGKAEEYVKENPLYSLIFEGLY
- a CDS encoding ferredoxin; this translates as MKPKVDKDTCIACGLCPSICPECFDMQDDGKAGAIVDEVPEGCVDEAKEAEESCPVNAIEIEE
- the thiT gene encoding energy-coupled thiamine transporter ThiT → MSIFNDWIEQFSKLFQNFSQNVQDILASPMSIITLLGCILLLIALAKAKKIKFTPELIARIGIALALATILKMLRLYHFPQGGSITLGSMIPVLLIAFIYGPEVGCLTGFLYGVITLILDPYILHPVQVLFDYPLPFTALGLAGFFKQRRLVGVSIAILVRFLCHLISGIVFFGSFAPEGMSPVVYSLLVNGPMIGIEGIICLVILSVLPIERIFHASSVNTISN
- a CDS encoding DegV family protein, with product MDKIALITDSASDLNTNFVIENNIKIVPFKIIFSDKEYIDGIDITPKALYEYLPKEIPKTSLPGVDDFTFALEQVKNEGYTHAIIITISSGLSGAYNSARLASENVPEVKTFVFDSMTLTMSEGAMVIETLNLIKQEKSFDEIVITLPSFRDKIDVFFTIDTLEYLIKGGRVGKVAGTIAGVLNLKPIITVGDDGIYHTVCKIRGIKQCISKLTNILTNYLENHKCKVWVLDGNAPEKSKMLYDSIKDIPNLIECTLGGSIGPALGVHTGPGLVGFIVERLD